From the genome of Antennarius striatus isolate MH-2024 chromosome 19, ASM4005453v1, whole genome shotgun sequence, one region includes:
- the LOC137613771 gene encoding acyl-coenzyme A thioesterase 1-like, with protein MSSQIRLRLLPRARCLFDEPVQVKVARLRSRQVVTMKAKSTDERGMVFSSSATYRADDRGEVDLDRQPSLGGSYVGVEPMGLLWSLRTEASHQYFEKGKSLMPHVVTISVHDEDGTVLAEANNERFLLGDGVTRLPVNEGNLRGVLFTPSGPGPFPAVLDLNTFASERRAALLANKGFVVLALYVFSDNPKNVKGILLDHYTDRIDFLQRQPKVNGQGVGVLSRSKAADIALSLSAFAPAVKACVWINGCSGNLVTPLYYKNNQILSAIRIDHSRGIQTESGAFILKFAITNPLAEENKGSLIPVEQAKAQLLFVASEDDMCLNSKAYVDQMVERLKRHGKNNFERIYYPKAGHMLEPPYGPFCRSCYLGIYLYQALWGG; from the exons ATGTCCTCTCAAATCAGACTGAGGCTGCTGCCCAGAGCCAGATGCTTGTTTGATGAGCCCGTCCAGGTGAAGGTGGCCAGGCTGAGATCAAGACAGGTGGTCACCATGAAAGCCAAATCCACTGACGAGAGGGGAATGGTATTCAGCTCCTCGGCCACCTACAGGGCTGATGACAGAGGAGAGGTCGACCTGGACAGACAGCCCTCACTTGGTGGCAGCTATGTTGGGGTTGAGCCAATGGGTCTGCTGTGGTCACTGAGGACAGAGGCCTCTCATCAGTACTTTGAAAAGGGCAAATCACTGATGCCTCATGTGGTGACTATCTCTGTACATGATGAGGACGGCACAGTGTTGGCAGAGGCGAACAATGAGAGGTTTCTACTTGGAGACGGGGTCACCCGACTCCCTGTAAATGAGGGGAATTTACGAGGAGTTCTATTTACTCCCTCAG GACCAGGTCCATTTCCTGCTGTGTTGGATCTGAACACCTTTGCATCAGAGAGAAGAGCTGCTCTGCTGGCCAATAAAGGCTTTGTAGTTCTGGCTTTATATGTATTCAGTGATAATCCCAAGAATGTGAAGGGGATTCTTCTGGACCACTATACAGATAGAATAGATTTTCTACAACGACAACCCAAG GTGAATGGTCAAGGAGTTGGCGTATTGTCGCGCTCAAAGGCAGCAGATATTGCGCTGTCCCTCTCTGCTTTTGCACCCGCTGTTAAAGCGTGTGTGTGGATCAACGGCTGCAGCGGAAACTTAGTCACTCCTCTCTACTACAAGAATAACCAAATTTTGTCGGCAATACGTATTGACCATAGCAGAGGGATTCAGACAGAGTCTGGAGCTTTCATTTTGAAGTTTGCTATTACAAATCCCCTGGCAGAGGAAAACAAGGGCAGCCTGATCCCTGTCGAACAAGCCAAAGCCCAGCTCCTCTTTGTGGCTTCAGAGGATGACATGTGCTTGAACAGCAAGGCTTATGTGGATCAGATGGTGGAGAGACTCAAACGTCACGGGAAGAACAACTTTGAGAGAATCTATTACCCGAAAGCTGGACACATGCTGGAGCCACCGTATGGACCATTCTGTAGGTCATGTTATCTAGGGATCTATCTCTATCAAGccttgtggggggggtga